From the Dehalococcoidia bacterium genome, one window contains:
- a CDS encoding DUF4917 family protein, whose amino-acid sequence MATPHISSWSDIASEYTDALLLGNGASRALHQDFTYESLLEAARKIGKIPREVEQIFKNLDTTDFELVQSMLSHARRINHALEIEDQGKIAAIYEDIRQALIAAVNSVHVPYPAVVDHLQPIAEFMRHFKFVISLNYDLIVYWAMLWANDHPKKTDMFKDCFIAGEFDHDWKKYIESIKGAKSSTLVFYPHGNLALASESTTGNETKVAKGNDMNLLASITKTWKERDAIPLFVSEGESRQKLRAIMRSPYLSTVYASVLPNTGSTIVIYGCSLGDQDEHIVNRLCVNRAKIAISIHGYATKPSWDLNKSCAIFEAKVRKVNQSADLIFFDSESPGCWPHTQPTK is encoded by the coding sequence ATGGCAACGCCACATATTTCCTCATGGTCAGACATAGCAAGTGAGTACACGGACGCCCTTCTATTGGGAAACGGGGCAAGCCGTGCTCTTCATCAAGACTTCACATACGAGTCTTTGCTAGAAGCTGCGCGCAAAATCGGCAAGATCCCTCGGGAAGTCGAGCAAATTTTCAAGAATTTGGACACAACTGATTTTGAATTGGTGCAGAGTATGCTCTCGCACGCACGTCGAATCAACCACGCCCTAGAGATTGAGGATCAAGGCAAGATAGCTGCTATTTACGAGGATATCCGGCAGGCTCTAATCGCAGCGGTCAACAGCGTACACGTTCCTTACCCTGCGGTAGTGGATCATTTGCAACCCATTGCAGAGTTCATGCGCCATTTCAAATTTGTCATTAGCTTGAATTATGATCTAATAGTCTATTGGGCCATGTTGTGGGCTAACGACCACCCGAAGAAAACTGACATGTTCAAAGACTGTTTTATAGCGGGCGAATTCGATCACGACTGGAAAAAGTACATTGAGTCTATCAAGGGGGCTAAGAGTTCTACTCTGGTGTTTTATCCACATGGAAATCTAGCGCTGGCAAGTGAAAGTACTACGGGAAATGAAACCAAGGTTGCCAAAGGGAATGATATGAATCTATTAGCTAGTATCACGAAGACTTGGAAGGAGCGCGACGCAATCCCCTTGTTCGTAAGCGAAGGGGAATCGCGGCAAAAACTTCGAGCTATTATGCGTAGCCCCTACCTAAGCACGGTATACGCTTCGGTTCTACCAAATACCGGATCTACGATTGTCATTTACGGGTGTTCACTCGGCGACCAAGATGAGCACATTGTCAATCGCCTCTGCGTCAATAGAGCCAAAATCGCTATTTCTATCCACGGTTACGCCACCAAACCTTCCTGGGATTTGAACAAGTCCTGTGCCATCTTTGAGGCGAAAGTCAGAAAAGTCAACCAAAGCGCGGATTTGATTTTCTTCGATTCTGAGAGTCCTGGATGCTGGCCGCATACTCAACCAACCAAGTAG
- a CDS encoding biotin--[acetyl-CoA-carboxylase] ligase, whose amino-acid sequence MPKKTITHKSATAQQPPADLSPEAIQKALATRTFGRRLHFQETMNSTQDEAHHLAFLDAPEGTLVLAESQTAGRGRFQRAWISDPGGSLTFSLILKPKLADLPKLNMLACLAVLFSIRRYTGLPAKIKWPNDILIRGKKVCGILIDSQMRLDEVEYAIVGVGLNVNVDMKKYGDVPSATSISNELGRRVSRPELLAHIMGDMERLYESLQKWDSIHDIWALFLDTLGHDVAVRWGDTVERGRAESVDQDGNLMLRRPDGSLVRVVAGEVTLRA is encoded by the coding sequence ATGCCGAAGAAGACTATAACGCACAAGTCCGCCACAGCCCAGCAGCCGCCGGCTGACCTCTCGCCGGAGGCCATCCAGAAGGCGCTCGCCACCCGTACGTTCGGGCGGCGGCTGCACTTCCAGGAGACCATGAACTCCACCCAGGACGAAGCCCACCACCTGGCCTTCCTGGACGCGCCGGAGGGCACCCTGGTCCTGGCCGAGTCCCAGACCGCGGGCAGGGGACGCTTCCAGCGCGCGTGGATATCGGACCCCGGCGGCAGCCTGACCTTCTCGCTCATTCTCAAGCCCAAGCTCGCAGACCTGCCCAAGCTCAACATGCTGGCGTGCCTGGCCGTCCTCTTCAGCATCCGCAGGTACACCGGCCTCCCGGCCAAGATCAAGTGGCCCAACGATATCCTCATCCGTGGCAAAAAGGTCTGCGGCATCCTGATAGACAGCCAGATGCGCCTGGACGAGGTGGAGTACGCCATCGTCGGCGTTGGCCTGAACGTGAACGTGGATATGAAGAAGTACGGGGACGTCCCTTCGGCCACCAGTATCTCCAACGAACTGGGCCGCCGCGTCTCGCGCCCTGAACTGCTCGCCCACATCATGGGAGACATGGAGCGCCTTTACGAGAGCCTCCAGAAATGGGACTCCATCCACGATATCTGGGCGCTGTTCCTGGACACCCTGGGCCACGATGTCGCCGTGCGATGGGGCGATACCGTCGAGCGAGGGCGCGCCGAGTCAGTGGACCAGGACGGCAACCTGATGCTGCGCCGCCCGGACGGCTCGCTCGTGCGCGTCGTCGCGGGTGAAGTCACCCTGCGCGCCTAG
- a CDS encoding cyclic nucleotide-binding domain-containing protein, whose product MNVEQITRLISLSELFYGLRESLLCQLARAAVVQEVPADTVIIRREESTAGLGLLLTGELSYSALVNGLEIVALMLGPGSWIGLGALFEHRPSGSQIRTMTPSTLLWLDAKDVLRLLAEAPEDAQIVLARARAQFDERLEAINKGIEAAK is encoded by the coding sequence ATGAACGTGGAGCAGATCACCAGGCTTATCTCCCTGAGCGAGCTCTTCTACGGGCTGCGGGAGAGCCTGCTGTGCCAGCTCGCACGGGCGGCGGTCGTGCAGGAAGTGCCCGCCGATACCGTGATCATCAGACGGGAGGAATCCACGGCGGGGCTGGGCCTTCTGCTGACAGGCGAGCTCTCCTACAGCGCCCTGGTCAACGGGTTGGAAATCGTGGCCCTTATGCTAGGCCCCGGGTCATGGATTGGCCTGGGCGCGCTGTTTGAGCATCGCCCGAGCGGCAGCCAGATTCGGACAATGACTCCCAGCACTTTATTGTGGCTGGACGCGAAGGATGTCCTGCGACTGCTCGCCGAAGCGCCTGAAGACGCTCAGATTGTCCTTGCGCGGGCGCGCGCCCAGTTTGACGAGCGCCTGGAGGCCATCAATAAGGGTATCGAGGCGGCGAAATAG
- a CDS encoding SAM-dependent methyltransferase produces the protein MTAALEQAVRARLRERGRITFADFMAIALYDPAGGYYTSGEPVGPIGDFYTSPVAHPAFGALIARQMEEMWRLLDSPRVFHIVEPGAGNGRLARDVLAHAEHLSPDFRRALRYVAIERRPPAMRAADSAPHWVLGEGLPVRNVEGCILANELVDAFPVHRVAWVGGRLQDVYVALDAEGRFVEELGGPSTPALEERFARLGITLQEGQRAEVCLGLEAWSRSVASALTRGFVLTVDYGDVAERLYGAERLQGTLACYYKHAPAGSPYQRMGEQDITAHVDFSALAAAGEAHGLRALGLTSQRAFLLNLGMQGVMEAARRQGLPQRERDANMLALRDLLRPDGLGGFRVLAQGKNVGAATLAGLTAEGSAERVAALRALAPTALPLLTTEHMPLLAARYPHLAWDWTDVWGGEEGSR, from the coding sequence ATGACAGCAGCACTGGAGCAGGCGGTCAGGGCGCGCCTCCGCGAGAGAGGGCGCATCACGTTCGCTGACTTCATGGCGATCGCCCTCTACGACCCGGCGGGCGGCTACTACACCTCGGGCGAGCCTGTTGGCCCCATAGGCGACTTCTACACCTCCCCGGTAGCCCACCCCGCCTTCGGCGCGCTCATTGCGCGGCAGATGGAAGAGATGTGGCGGCTGCTGGACTCTCCTCGCGTATTCCACATCGTGGAGCCGGGGGCGGGGAATGGCCGCCTCGCGCGGGACGTGCTCGCCCATGCTGAACATTTGTCACCGGACTTCCGCCGCGCCCTGCGCTACGTCGCCATCGAGCGTCGCCCTCCCGCCATGCGCGCGGCGGACAGCGCGCCACACTGGGTGCTCGGCGAGGGACTGCCCGTCCGGAACGTGGAGGGCTGCATCCTCGCCAACGAGCTGGTGGACGCATTCCCCGTGCACCGGGTTGCGTGGGTGGGCGGTCGGCTTCAGGACGTGTACGTCGCGCTGGACGCGGAGGGACGCTTCGTCGAGGAGCTTGGCGGGCCGTCCACGCCCGCGCTGGAGGAGCGTTTCGCGCGACTGGGCATAACGCTACAGGAGGGGCAGCGGGCGGAGGTCTGCCTGGGGCTGGAGGCCTGGTCGCGGAGCGTGGCGTCGGCCCTGACGCGGGGCTTCGTGTTGACCGTTGACTACGGCGACGTGGCGGAGCGGCTGTACGGCGCGGAGCGGCTGCAGGGGACGCTGGCCTGCTACTACAAGCACGCCCCCGCGGGCAGCCCGTACCAGCGCATGGGAGAGCAGGACATCACCGCCCACGTGGACTTTTCGGCGCTGGCCGCCGCGGGAGAGGCCCATGGGCTGCGTGCGCTGGGGCTGACGAGCCAGCGGGCCTTTCTCCTCAACCTGGGGATGCAGGGTGTCATGGAGGCGGCCAGGAGGCAAGGCCTGCCCCAGCGGGAACGTGACGCTAACATGCTGGCCCTGCGGGACCTGCTGCGGCCCGACGGCCTGGGCGGATTCCGTGTGCTGGCGCAGGGGAAAAACGTGGGCGCCGCCACCCTTGCCGGGCTGACTGCCGAAGGCTCGGCGGAGCGCGTCGCCGCCCTGCGGGCGCTCGCGCCGACGGCGCTGCCGCTGCTGACCACTGAGCATATGCCTCTGCTGGCGGCCCGATACCCGCACCTGGCGTGGGACTGGACGGACGTGTGGGGAGGAGAGGAAGGCAGCCGGTAA
- a CDS encoding citrate/2-methylcitrate synthase, translated as MQEIQLHPGLKDVYLDKTESSFIDGGIGKLLYRGYDIHDLAEKSTFEETVFLLLHGKLPTRGELDAFDAQLRAGRAIPPQIIKVIELTQKAHPMDVLRTGISALAAYDPDTEDKSVESTLRKGVRLTAQAATIVAAHHRIRKGLQPVPPSPDLGHAANFLYMMFGKKPDPEEAKILDVDFILHAEHGSNASSFAARQSASTLSDLHSAVVGGIGVLKGPWHGGAAEAVMDLVHHIETPEKAEAYVKSLTSRGEKIMGFGHRVYKAEDPRARHLRERSRWLGERKGQPQWFKLLLHLEEKVMAPYRAKGIFVNVDFYAGSVYYLMGVPEDVFISIFAMGRVPGWTAQFMEQWHNNVLIRPLLKYVGPMDLEYVPIEKRSAGVSPKVGAL; from the coding sequence ATGCAAGAGATCCAGCTTCACCCAGGGCTTAAGGACGTCTATCTGGACAAGACGGAGTCAAGTTTCATTGATGGCGGTATTGGCAAGTTACTCTACCGGGGCTACGATATCCATGATTTAGCGGAAAAATCCACCTTCGAAGAGACGGTGTTTCTCCTCCTCCACGGTAAGCTTCCCACCCGCGGCGAACTCGATGCATTTGACGCTCAACTCCGCGCCGGCCGAGCCATCCCCCCGCAGATCATCAAAGTCATAGAGCTGACACAAAAGGCCCACCCCATGGATGTGCTTCGCACCGGGATCTCCGCCTTGGCGGCGTACGACCCGGACACGGAGGACAAGTCTGTGGAGTCCACCCTCCGCAAGGGCGTCCGGCTCACCGCCCAGGCGGCCACCATCGTCGCCGCCCATCATCGGATTCGCAAGGGCCTGCAGCCCGTCCCGCCCTCGCCGGACCTGGGCCACGCGGCCAACTTCCTGTACATGATGTTCGGGAAAAAGCCCGACCCGGAAGAGGCGAAAATACTGGACGTTGACTTCATCCTTCACGCGGAGCACGGCTCCAACGCCTCCTCCTTCGCGGCCCGTCAGTCTGCCTCCACCCTTTCCGACCTGCACTCCGCTGTCGTCGGAGGCATCGGCGTGCTGAAGGGTCCCTGGCATGGCGGCGCGGCGGAAGCTGTGATGGACCTGGTCCATCACATTGAGACTCCGGAGAAGGCGGAGGCCTACGTCAAGAGCCTCACCAGCCGTGGCGAGAAGATCATGGGCTTTGGGCACCGCGTCTATAAGGCGGAGGACCCGCGGGCGCGGCACCTGCGCGAGCGCTCCCGCTGGCTTGGCGAGAGAAAGGGGCAACCCCAGTGGTTCAAGCTCCTCCTGCACCTGGAGGAGAAGGTGATGGCCCCCTACCGCGCCAAGGGTATCTTTGTCAACGTGGACTTCTACGCCGGGTCAGTCTATTATCTGATGGGTGTCCCGGAGGACGTCTTCATCTCCATCTTCGCCATGGGCCGTGTCCCCGGCTGGACCGCGCAGTTCATGGAGCAGTGGCATAATAACGTGCTCATCCGCCCGCTGCTCAAGTACGTGGGTCCTATGGACCTGGAGTACGTGCCCATTGAGAAGCGGAGCGCCGGGGTTTCCCCTAAGGTGGGCGCCCTGTAA
- the coxB gene encoding cytochrome c oxidase subunit II encodes MTVHRQRLLWALAPVSMFLLALALAGCAPTPQTTLLPKSDYAARIQGLFELILVIAAIVFVVVEGFLIYTAIRFRKRKGQDLPAQSHGSQKLEIAWTFAPVVVLAIITVPTISTIFATQQPAPADALEVKVMAHQWWWEFSYPSLGIVTGNEMHIPVGKTTSLVMKSNDVIHSFWVPQLAGKRDVFPNRETRITFIPDEPGTYLGQCAEFCGLSHANMRFRVVVHTPEDFQAWVKAQKTPSIAPTTELAKKGQQLFFATPPGCTACHTIDGTQAKGLVGPNLTRIGARGTTAAGTLENTPDNMARWLTDPEAVKPGSKMPNLHLSESDISALVAFLESMK; translated from the coding sequence ATGACCGTTCATAGACAGCGTCTGCTGTGGGCCCTTGCTCCCGTTTCCATGTTCCTTCTGGCCTTGGCGCTCGCGGGCTGCGCGCCGACTCCACAGACCACCCTCCTCCCCAAGTCCGACTACGCCGCCAGAATCCAGGGCCTCTTCGAGCTAATCCTGGTAATCGCCGCCATCGTCTTCGTTGTGGTGGAAGGGTTTCTCATCTACACCGCCATCCGCTTCCGTAAACGGAAGGGCCAGGACCTACCCGCCCAGTCCCACGGGAGCCAGAAACTGGAGATTGCCTGGACATTCGCCCCTGTCGTCGTCCTAGCCATCATCACCGTGCCCACCATCAGCACCATATTCGCCACCCAGCAGCCGGCCCCCGCCGACGCTCTGGAGGTCAAGGTCATGGCGCACCAGTGGTGGTGGGAGTTCTCCTACCCCTCGCTGGGCATTGTCACCGGTAACGAGATGCACATACCCGTCGGCAAGACTACCAGCCTTGTCATGAAGTCGAACGACGTCATCCACAGCTTCTGGGTGCCGCAGCTTGCCGGCAAGCGCGACGTGTTCCCGAATCGGGAGACCCGCATCACGTTCATACCCGACGAGCCGGGGACGTACCTGGGCCAATGCGCCGAGTTCTGCGGACTCTCCCACGCCAACATGCGGTTCCGGGTTGTGGTGCACACGCCGGAGGACTTCCAGGCGTGGGTGAAGGCGCAGAAGACGCCCTCTATCGCCCCGACCACTGAGTTGGCGAAGAAGGGCCAGCAGCTCTTTTTCGCGACGCCGCCCGGCTGCACGGCCTGCCACACCATTGACGGCACGCAGGCCAAGGGGCTGGTCGGCCCGAACCTGACGCGCATCGGCGCGCGCGGCACTACCGCCGCCGGCACTCTGGAGAACACGCCGGACAACATGGCGCGGTGGCTTACAGACCCCGAGGCGGTGAAGCCCGGCTCCAAGATGCCGAACCTCCACTTGAGCGAGAGCGACATCTCGGCGCTGGTCGCTTTCCTTGAAAGCATGAAGTAG